From one Neofelis nebulosa isolate mNeoNeb1 chromosome 4, mNeoNeb1.pri, whole genome shotgun sequence genomic stretch:
- the PWWP3A gene encoding PWWP domain-containing DNA repair factor 3A isoform X6 translates to MTDAKYVLCRWEKRLWPAKVLARTEVATKNKRKKEFFLSVQILSLDEKVKVRSTEVEALKVAHIERIASTLASQNEVPAEPLEELAYRRSLRVALDVLNESTGLPQESPSREERTALCSREKPMELASLLCGPASSCVQEAVPGRSGPERRERVHPRLSGSPTCQKDPKCKVDHKKELRKSGSPQALVVPPARGGSQHGSGSRTCCASRTTPSKRGRSSAREPTVGQSAPSLSEGDDEESRLPAPRSPPTVKEEGLWAKGRDPSLPLPGPTGPPAPGRPACPDAQGLPAKRPCPDSGQRPPTARLEPGAVASPRQGPGKCRALPGAARLHLPAPRASAEETGDLRVLVEEAEARPTSGESVERAPIRSVLEEEEDEEEPPRILLYHEPRSFEVGMLVWLKHQKYPFWPAVVKSVRRREKKASVLFIEGHMDPKGRGITVSLRRLKHFDCKQKQELLNEAKEDFDQAIGWCVSLITDYRVRLGCGSFAGSFLEYYAADISYPVRKSIQQDVLGTRFPQLSKGDPEEPVTGSPQGRRRPRRKVLPDRSRAARDRANQKLVEYIVKARGAEGHLRAILRNRKPSRWLKTFLNSGQYVTCVETYLEDEEQLDLVVKYLQGVYQETGSRALARINADRIRFVLDVLLPEAIICAIAAVDAVDYETAEAKYLRGPSLSYREKEMFDNQLLEERSQRC, encoded by the exons ATGACCGACGCCAAGTATGTCCTCTGCAGATGGGAAAAGCGATTATGGCCTGCAAAG gtttTGGCCAGAACGGAGGTGGCaacaaaaaataagaggaaaaaggaattttttctaAGTGTTCAAATACTCTCCCTAGATGAAAA GGTTAAGGTGAGGAGCACGGAAGTGGAGGCCTTGAAGGTGGCTCACATCGAACGAATCGCTTCCACGTTGG CCTCCCAGAATGAGGTTCCTGCTGAACCCCTAGAGGAGCTGGCCTACAGACGCTCGCTTCGAGTGGCCCTGGATGTTTTGAACGAGAGCACAGGTCTGCCTCAAGAAAGCCCTTCTAGGGAAGAAAGAACTGCTCTGTGTTCACGAGAGAAGCCCATGGAACTGGCCTCCTTGCTCTGTGGCCCTGCCTCTTCCTGCGTCCAGGAGGCTGTGCCGGGCAGATCTGGACCCGAGAGGAGGGAACGTGTCCACCCGAGGCTGTCAGGTTCCCCCACTTGTCAAAAGGACCCCAAGTGCAAGGTGGACCACAAGAAGGAGCTCAGGAAGAGTGGAAGCCCACAAGCCTTGGTAGTCCCGCCAGCCAGAGGTGGTTCTCAGCATGGTAGTGGGTCGAGAACGTGCTGTGCAAGTCGGACAACCCCTAGTAAAAGGGGAAGAAGTTCAGCTCGGGAGCCCACTGTGGGTCAGAGTGCCCCTTCCCTCTCGGAGGGAGACGACGAAGAAAGCCGCCTGCCAGCCCCCCGCTCACCTCCCACAGTGAAGGAGGAGGGTCTCTGGGCCAAAGGACGAGACCCCAGCTTACCTTTGCCTGGCCCCAccgggcccccagccccagggcgccCAGCCTGCCCGGATGCCCAAGGCCTCCCTGCCAAGCGGCCTTGCCCCGATAGTGGCCAGAGGCCACCCACGGCGCGGCTGGAGCCGGGGGCGGTGGCGTCCCCCAGGCAGGGGCCCGGGAAATGCAGGGCTCTGCCCGGCGCTGCCAGACTCCACCTGCCTGCCCCCCGGGCGTCCGCGGAGGAGACGGGAGATCTTCGAGTCCTCGTGGAGGAAGCTGAAG CCCGTCCGACTTCGGGGGAGTCCGTGGAGCGTGCGCCCATCCGTTCCgttctggaggaggaggaggacgaagaGGAGCCCCCCCGCATCCTGTTGTACCACG aaCCACGCTCCTTTGAAGTAGGAATGCTGGTCTGGCTGAAACACCAGAAGTACCCCTTCTGGCCAGCAGTG GTCAAGAGCGTCCGGCGGAGGGAGAAGAAAGCCAGCGTGCTCTTCATTGAGGGGCACATGGACCCGAAAGGGAGAGG CATCACCGTGTCTCTCCGGAGATTGAAGCACTTTGACTGCAAACAGAAACAGGAACTTCTG AACGAAGCCAAGGAGGACTTCGACCAGGCCATCGGCTGGTGCGTCTCCCTGATCACGGACTACAGGGTCCGGCTCG GCTGTGGCTCTTTTGCTGGCTCCTTCCTGGAATATTACGCGGCTGATATAA GTTACCCTGTCCGCAAGTCCATCCAGCAGGACGTGTTGGGGACCAGGTTTCCCCAGCTGAGCAAGGGGGACCCTGAGGAGCCTGTGACGGGGAGCCCTCAGGGAAGGAGGCGGCCTCGCAGGAAGGTCCTCCCCGACCGCTCGCGGGCTGCCCGGGACCGGGCCAACCAGAAGCTGGTGGAATACATCGTGAAGGCCAGGGGTGCCGAGGGCCACCTGCGGGCCATCCTGAGGAACAGGAAGCCGTCCCGGTGGCTGAAGACCTTCCTGAACTCGGGCCAGTACGTGACCTGCGTGGAGACGTACCTGGAGGACGAGGAGCAGCTGGACCTGGTGGTGAAATACCTCCAGGGCGTCTACCAGGAGACGGGCAGCAGGGCGCTGGCGCGGATCAACGCCGACAGGATCCGCTTCGTCCTGGACGTCCTTCTGCCTGAA GCCATCATCTGTGCGATCGCTGCGGTGGACGCCGTGGATTACGAGACGGCCGAGGCGAAGTACCTCCGAGGACCTTCGCTCAGCTACCG
- the PWWP3A gene encoding PWWP domain-containing DNA repair factor 3A isoform X8, which yields MELASLLCGPASSCVQEAVPGRSGPERRERVHPRLSGSPTCQKDPKCKVDHKKELRKSGSPQALVVPPARGGSQHGSGSRTCCASRTTPSKRGRSSAREPTVGQSAPSLSEGDDEESRLPAPRSPPTVKEEGLWAKGRDPSLPLPGPTGPPAPGRPACPDAQGLPAKRPCPDSGQRPPTARLEPGAVASPRQGPGKCRALPGAARLHLPAPRASAEETGDLRVLVEEAEARPTSGESVERAPIRSVLEEEEDEEEPPRILLYHEPRSFEVGMLVWLKHQKYPFWPAVVKSVRRREKKASVLFIEGHMDPKGRGITVSLRRLKHFDCKQKQELLNEAKEDFDQAIGWCVSLITDYRVRLGCGSFAGSFLEYYAADISYPVRKSIQQDVLGTRFPQLSKGDPEEPVTGSPQGRRRPRRKVLPDRSRAARDRANQKLVEYIVKARGAEGHLRAILRNRKPSRWLKTFLNSGQYVTCVETYLEDEEQLDLVVKYLQGVYQETGSRALARINADRIRFVLDVLLPEAIICAIAAVDAVDYETAEAKYLRGPSLSYREKEMFDNQLLEERSQRC from the exons ATGGAACTGGCCTCCTTGCTCTGTGGCCCTGCCTCTTCCTGCGTCCAGGAGGCTGTGCCGGGCAGATCTGGACCCGAGAGGAGGGAACGTGTCCACCCGAGGCTGTCAGGTTCCCCCACTTGTCAAAAGGACCCCAAGTGCAAGGTGGACCACAAGAAGGAGCTCAGGAAGAGTGGAAGCCCACAAGCCTTGGTAGTCCCGCCAGCCAGAGGTGGTTCTCAGCATGGTAGTGGGTCGAGAACGTGCTGTGCAAGTCGGACAACCCCTAGTAAAAGGGGAAGAAGTTCAGCTCGGGAGCCCACTGTGGGTCAGAGTGCCCCTTCCCTCTCGGAGGGAGACGACGAAGAAAGCCGCCTGCCAGCCCCCCGCTCACCTCCCACAGTGAAGGAGGAGGGTCTCTGGGCCAAAGGACGAGACCCCAGCTTACCTTTGCCTGGCCCCAccgggcccccagccccagggcgccCAGCCTGCCCGGATGCCCAAGGCCTCCCTGCCAAGCGGCCTTGCCCCGATAGTGGCCAGAGGCCACCCACGGCGCGGCTGGAGCCGGGGGCGGTGGCGTCCCCCAGGCAGGGGCCCGGGAAATGCAGGGCTCTGCCCGGCGCTGCCAGACTCCACCTGCCTGCCCCCCGGGCGTCCGCGGAGGAGACGGGAGATCTTCGAGTCCTCGTGGAGGAAGCTGAAG CCCGTCCGACTTCGGGGGAGTCCGTGGAGCGTGCGCCCATCCGTTCCgttctggaggaggaggaggacgaagaGGAGCCCCCCCGCATCCTGTTGTACCACG aaCCACGCTCCTTTGAAGTAGGAATGCTGGTCTGGCTGAAACACCAGAAGTACCCCTTCTGGCCAGCAGTG GTCAAGAGCGTCCGGCGGAGGGAGAAGAAAGCCAGCGTGCTCTTCATTGAGGGGCACATGGACCCGAAAGGGAGAGG CATCACCGTGTCTCTCCGGAGATTGAAGCACTTTGACTGCAAACAGAAACAGGAACTTCTG AACGAAGCCAAGGAGGACTTCGACCAGGCCATCGGCTGGTGCGTCTCCCTGATCACGGACTACAGGGTCCGGCTCG GCTGTGGCTCTTTTGCTGGCTCCTTCCTGGAATATTACGCGGCTGATATAA GTTACCCTGTCCGCAAGTCCATCCAGCAGGACGTGTTGGGGACCAGGTTTCCCCAGCTGAGCAAGGGGGACCCTGAGGAGCCTGTGACGGGGAGCCCTCAGGGAAGGAGGCGGCCTCGCAGGAAGGTCCTCCCCGACCGCTCGCGGGCTGCCCGGGACCGGGCCAACCAGAAGCTGGTGGAATACATCGTGAAGGCCAGGGGTGCCGAGGGCCACCTGCGGGCCATCCTGAGGAACAGGAAGCCGTCCCGGTGGCTGAAGACCTTCCTGAACTCGGGCCAGTACGTGACCTGCGTGGAGACGTACCTGGAGGACGAGGAGCAGCTGGACCTGGTGGTGAAATACCTCCAGGGCGTCTACCAGGAGACGGGCAGCAGGGCGCTGGCGCGGATCAACGCCGACAGGATCCGCTTCGTCCTGGACGTCCTTCTGCCTGAA GCCATCATCTGTGCGATCGCTGCGGTGGACGCCGTGGATTACGAGACGGCCGAGGCGAAGTACCTCCGAGGACCTTCGCTCAGCTACCG
- the PWWP3A gene encoding PWWP domain-containing DNA repair factor 3A isoform X4, whose protein sequence is MTDAKYVLCRWEKRLWPAKVLARTEVATKNKRKKEFFLSVQILSLDEKKTRLRTSSRPWLVAGNGRFCPRRVKVRSTEVEALKVAHIERIASTLESTLGPILFRTPCAAVCERWDLLVASVASGVHKNETRTSQNEVPAEPLEELAYRRSLRVALDVLNESTGLPQESPSREERTALCSREKPMELASLLCGPASSCVQEAVPGRSGPERRERVHPRLSGSPTCQKDPKCKVDHKKELRKSGSPQALVVPPARGGSQHGSGSRTCCASRTTPSKRGRSSAREPTVGQSAPSLSEGDDEESRLPAPRSPPTVKEEGLWAKGRDPSLPLPGPTGPPAPGRPACPDAQGLPAKRPCPDSGQRPPTARLEPGAVASPRQGPGKCRALPGAARLHLPAPRASAEETGDLRVLVEEAEARPTSGESVERAPIRSVLEEEEDEEEPPRILLYHEPRSFEVGMLVWLKHQKYPFWPAVVKSVRRREKKASVLFIEGHMDPKGRGITVSLRRLKHFDCKQKQELLNEAKEDFDQAIGWCVSLITDYRVRLGCGSFAGSFLEYYAADISYPVRKSIQQDVLGTRFPQLSKGDPEEPVTGSPQGRRRPRRKVLPDRSRAARDRANQKLVEYIVKARGAEGHLRAILRNRKPSRWLKTFLNSGQYVTCVETYLEDEEQLDLVVKYLQGVYQETGSRALARINADRIRFVLDVLLPEGKRNV, encoded by the exons ATGACCGACGCCAAGTATGTCCTCTGCAGATGGGAAAAGCGATTATGGCCTGCAAAG gtttTGGCCAGAACGGAGGTGGCaacaaaaaataagaggaaaaaggaattttttctaAGTGTTCAAATACTCTCCCTAGATGAAAA AAAAACACGTTTGAGAACGTCTTCGCGGCCTTGGCTGGTAGCAGGTAACGGGCGTTTCTGTCCCCGCAGGGTTAAGGTGAGGAGCACGGAAGTGGAGGCCTTGAAGGTGGCTCACATCGAACGAATCGCTTCCACGTTGG AATCTACCCTGGGACCGATCCTGTTCCGGACTCCCTGCGCGGCCGTCTGCGAGCGTTGGGATCTGCTGGTCGCATCCGTGGCCTCCGGTGTACATAAGAATGAGACCCGGA CCTCCCAGAATGAGGTTCCTGCTGAACCCCTAGAGGAGCTGGCCTACAGACGCTCGCTTCGAGTGGCCCTGGATGTTTTGAACGAGAGCACAGGTCTGCCTCAAGAAAGCCCTTCTAGGGAAGAAAGAACTGCTCTGTGTTCACGAGAGAAGCCCATGGAACTGGCCTCCTTGCTCTGTGGCCCTGCCTCTTCCTGCGTCCAGGAGGCTGTGCCGGGCAGATCTGGACCCGAGAGGAGGGAACGTGTCCACCCGAGGCTGTCAGGTTCCCCCACTTGTCAAAAGGACCCCAAGTGCAAGGTGGACCACAAGAAGGAGCTCAGGAAGAGTGGAAGCCCACAAGCCTTGGTAGTCCCGCCAGCCAGAGGTGGTTCTCAGCATGGTAGTGGGTCGAGAACGTGCTGTGCAAGTCGGACAACCCCTAGTAAAAGGGGAAGAAGTTCAGCTCGGGAGCCCACTGTGGGTCAGAGTGCCCCTTCCCTCTCGGAGGGAGACGACGAAGAAAGCCGCCTGCCAGCCCCCCGCTCACCTCCCACAGTGAAGGAGGAGGGTCTCTGGGCCAAAGGACGAGACCCCAGCTTACCTTTGCCTGGCCCCAccgggcccccagccccagggcgccCAGCCTGCCCGGATGCCCAAGGCCTCCCTGCCAAGCGGCCTTGCCCCGATAGTGGCCAGAGGCCACCCACGGCGCGGCTGGAGCCGGGGGCGGTGGCGTCCCCCAGGCAGGGGCCCGGGAAATGCAGGGCTCTGCCCGGCGCTGCCAGACTCCACCTGCCTGCCCCCCGGGCGTCCGCGGAGGAGACGGGAGATCTTCGAGTCCTCGTGGAGGAAGCTGAAG CCCGTCCGACTTCGGGGGAGTCCGTGGAGCGTGCGCCCATCCGTTCCgttctggaggaggaggaggacgaagaGGAGCCCCCCCGCATCCTGTTGTACCACG aaCCACGCTCCTTTGAAGTAGGAATGCTGGTCTGGCTGAAACACCAGAAGTACCCCTTCTGGCCAGCAGTG GTCAAGAGCGTCCGGCGGAGGGAGAAGAAAGCCAGCGTGCTCTTCATTGAGGGGCACATGGACCCGAAAGGGAGAGG CATCACCGTGTCTCTCCGGAGATTGAAGCACTTTGACTGCAAACAGAAACAGGAACTTCTG AACGAAGCCAAGGAGGACTTCGACCAGGCCATCGGCTGGTGCGTCTCCCTGATCACGGACTACAGGGTCCGGCTCG GCTGTGGCTCTTTTGCTGGCTCCTTCCTGGAATATTACGCGGCTGATATAA GTTACCCTGTCCGCAAGTCCATCCAGCAGGACGTGTTGGGGACCAGGTTTCCCCAGCTGAGCAAGGGGGACCCTGAGGAGCCTGTGACGGGGAGCCCTCAGGGAAGGAGGCGGCCTCGCAGGAAGGTCCTCCCCGACCGCTCGCGGGCTGCCCGGGACCGGGCCAACCAGAAGCTGGTGGAATACATCGTGAAGGCCAGGGGTGCCGAGGGCCACCTGCGGGCCATCCTGAGGAACAGGAAGCCGTCCCGGTGGCTGAAGACCTTCCTGAACTCGGGCCAGTACGTGACCTGCGTGGAGACGTACCTGGAGGACGAGGAGCAGCTGGACCTGGTGGTGAAATACCTCCAGGGCGTCTACCAGGAGACGGGCAGCAGGGCGCTGGCGCGGATCAACGCCGACAGGATCCGCTTCGTCCTGGACGTCCTTCTGCCTGAA